From Bombus huntii isolate Logan2020A chromosome 4, iyBomHunt1.1, whole genome shotgun sequence, one genomic window encodes:
- the LOC126864629 gene encoding protein obstructor-E-like: protein MTIEHRRSVTFLAVVIFLASVEAATLLGAPPCPNPHGVHAYAHPEDCNAFFLCTNGTLTLEYCENGLLFDGHGAVHDHCNYHWAVHCGERKADLTPLSSPGCEYQFGLYPASDLCSTTYIKCVHGHPEEAHCDAGLVYDEKSHTCVWPDQLLPYCNPEEIVGFKCPHKVPSHSAAAKFWPYPRFPVPGDCGRLITCVDGNPRLLTCGDGKLFDSVSLSCLDPDELPHCANTV, encoded by the exons ATGACGATCGAACACCGGAGGAGCGTGACCTTTTTGGccgtggtgatttttctcgcCTCCG TTGAAGCAGCTACCCTGTTGGGTGCGCCACCCTGTCCCAACCCTCATGGCGTCCACGCGTACGCTCACCCCGAGGACTGCAACGCATTCTTCCTCTGTACGAACGGCACCCTGACCCTCGAGTACTGCGAGAACGGATTACTTTTCGATGGCCATGGCGCCGTACACGACCATTGCAACTATCACTGGGCCGTCCACTGCGGAGAGCGCAAGGCTGACC TCACTCCGCTCAGTAGCCCCGGCTGCGAATATCAATTCGGTCTCTATCCTGCCAGCGACCTGTGCAGCACCACTTACATCAAATGCGTCCACGGACATCCCGAGGAAGCGCACTGCGACGCAGGATTAGTATACGACGAGAAGAGTCACACTTGCGTCTGGCCCGATCAACTGTTGCCCTACTGCAATCCGGAGGAAATAGTCGGCTTCAAGTGCCCGCACAAAGTACCTTCGCACAGCGCTGCTGCCAAGTTCTGGCCTTACCCGAG ATTCCCTGTACCTGGGGACTGTGGCAGATTGATCACCTGCGTCGATGGCAATCCACGTTTGCTTACGTGCGGCGATGGAAAACTCTTCGATTCCGTGAGTCTGAGCTGTTTGGATCCTGACGAACTGCCTCATTG CGCCAATACCGTTTAA
- the LOC126864848 gene encoding protein obstructor-E-like, whose amino-acid sequence MFLRVFFLLLVSVVTLSRAQFRCPEPKGFFSDLEQCDLYYACIDGKAEEKLCKDGLVFRDDNPKKELCDIPANVPCGDRTLLQEPQPSKGCPRANGYFKHEDPTACDRFVNCIDGVAQTMPCPPGLIYEDKMSSCVWPADASRLCENVKRDVLDDGFVCPDGDVPGPLGRILPHPTYPHPEDCAKFYICKNGVVPQKGQCEPGTVYSEDSFKCMDPESVPGCEDYYKNKN is encoded by the exons ATGTTTCTTCGAGTGTTTTTCCTTTTGTTGGTCAGTGTGGTGACCTTGAGCAGAGCACAGTTTCGGTGTCCCGAGCCAAAGGGTTTCTTCTCGGATCTGGAACAGTGCGATCTTTATTACGCTTGCATAGACGGCAAGGCGGAGGAGAAGCTGTGCAAAGACGGCCTCGTCTTCAGAGACGACAACCCTAAGAAGGAACTCTGTGATATTCCAGCTAACGTGCCTTGCGGTGACAGGACTCTCCTTC AGGAACCACAGCCGAGCAAAGGATGTCCACGAGCTAATGGCTACTTCAAACACGAGGATCCAACCGCTTGCGATCGTTTCGTGAATTGCATCGATGGTGTGGCGCAAACAATGCCCTGTCCGCCTGGTCTGATCTACGAAGACAAAATGTCCAGCTGTGTCTGGCCAGCAGATGCCAGTAGATTGTGCGAGAACGTGAAGAGAGACGTTCTCGACGATGGATTCGTTTGTCCCGATGGCGATGTGCCCGGACCACTCGGCAGGATTCTACCCCATCCTACCTATCCTCATCCGGAGGATTGTGCCAAGTTCTACATTTGCAAAAATGGCGTGGTGCCGCAGAAAGGACAATGCGAGCCTGGTACCGTTTACAGCGAGGACAGCTTCAAGTGTATGGATCCGGAGAGCGTGCCTGGATG CGAAGACTACTACAAAAACAAGAACTGA
- the LOC126864809 gene encoding actin-related protein 5 codes for MEVLELKDIKAVPDIIHLYPDTVKCEATPLVIDNGSYNCRVGWATEKECQLIFKNLIAKPRKERGKKDGEPQVGNDIANIEAVRFQLKTQFDRNVVTHFEAQEQIFDYTFTHMGIDTEGTVNHPIILTEAFLNPNYSRNLMAELLFECYNVPAIAYGVDCLFSYQHNNCPPDGLIISIGYHTTHIIPILDGKADPVNSRRINVGGYHITSYMHRLLQLKYPVHVNAITPSRAEELIHEHSMIALSYQDEISKWADPDHYDTNVLRVQLPYVAPANTPGLTVEQQKERKRELARRLMEINARKREERLAEDEEQLNQLLAVQDLLEEGETDEFDQALKTYSLANEADLIKMINNLQAKVERTRQKIVAANSQEENIAMEEQKPKIKSSLQPKDQQDFDEWIAGVRKKRQEILERRLAKRQRRQDMAKRRTAAAQERMRIISQLARKEKRDDDFGMRDEDWDVYKVINREGGDSDSEVEQEKLMELEDVLRHHDPEFDGAGSNVPMIPGETHQLHVGVERLRAPEVLFQPSMVGSMEAGIAETIDFVLKLYPPEQQSRLVGNIFLTGGPTRFPGLLERLNRELREIRPFGSSFRINIAKNTSLDAWYGARDFGLNGNLPEFLVSKKEYEERGGEYFKEHLSSNTYTRSPDPLPTIQTPVTSEQVIVEDAVVDVEME; via the exons atggaAGTTCTTGAATTAAAAGACATAAAAGCTGTACCTGATATTATTCATCTTTATCCAGATACAGTAAAATGCGAAGCAACTCCGCTTGTAATTGATAATG GATCGTACAATTGTAGAGTTGGTTGGGCTACTGAAAAAGAATGCCaactaatatttaaaaatcttaTTGCAAAACCACGCAAGGAACGTGGAAAAAAGGACGGTGAACCTCAGGTTGGAAATGACATAGCTAATATCGAAGCTGTTCGATTTCAATTAAAAACACAGTTTGATCGAAACGTGGTAACGCATTTTGAAGCACAGGAACAAATATTTGATTACACGTTTACTCATATGGGAATAGATACAGAGGGTACGGTAAATCATCCTATTATTTTAACAGAAGCGTTTCTGAATCCTAATTATTCCAGAAACT TGATGGCTGAACTTTTATTCGAATGTTACAACGTACCTGCGATAGCATATGGAGTGGATTGCTTATTTTCTTATCAGCATAATAATTGTCCACCGGATGGTTTAATAATCAGTATTGGATATCACACTACGCACATAATACCTATATTAGATGGTAAGGCAGATCCTGTAAACTCAAGAAGAATCAATGTTGGTGGATATCACATTACGTCCTACATGCACAGATTGCTTCAACTTAAATATCCAGTACATGTAAATGCAATTACACCTAGTCGAGCAGAG GAATTAATACATGAACATTCGATGATAGCTTTAAGTTATCAAGATGAAATTTCTAAATGGGCGGATCCAGATCATTACGATACAAACGTATTAAGAGTTCAATTACCCTATGTTGCTCCTGCAAATACTCCTGGTCTAACAGTCGAGCAGCAGAAGGAAAGGAAACGCGAATTAGCTAGAAGATTAATGGAAATCAACGCcaggaaaagagaagagaga TTAGCAGAAGATGAAGAACAACTAAATCAATTATTAGCCGTTCAAGATTTATTAGAAGAAGGTGAAACGGATGAATTTGATCAAGCGTTAAAAACTTATTCTCTCGCAAATGAGGCAGATCtgataaaaatgattaataatcTGCAAGCAAAAGTAGAAAGAACCAGACAAAAGATAGTAGCGGCTAACTCGCAAGAGGAGAATATCGCGATGGAAGAACAAAAACCAAAAATAAAATCGAGTTTGCAACCTAAAGATCAACAAGATTTTGACGAATGGATCGCTGGTGTTCGAAAGAAAAG GCaagaaatattagaaagaCGACTGGCAAAAAGACAACGTAGACAAGATATGGCGAAACGTAGAACAGCTGCTGCACAGGAAAGAATGCGCATAATAAGCCAATTggcgagaaaagaaaaacgcgATGATGATTTTGGTATGAGAGACGAAGATTGGGAtgtttataaagttataaatagg GAAGGTGGAGATTCAGACTCGGAGGTAGAACAAGAAAAGCTTATGGAATTGGAAGATGTACTACGACATCACGATCCAGAATTCGATGGTGCTGGATCTAACGTTCCTATGATTCCTGGAGAAACTCATCAATTACACGTAGGGGTAGAACGCTTGAGAGCTCCGGAAGTATTATTTCAACCATCGATGGTTGGTTCAATGGAAGCTGGCATTGCAGAGACAATCGATTTCGTTTTGAAGCTTTATCCGCCCGAACAGCAGTCGCGACTCGTGGGAAATATATTTCTCACGGGTGGACCGACAAGATTTCCTGGCTTACTCGAAAGATTGAATCGTGAACTTCGTGAAATACGACCATTTGGATCGAGTTTTCGaataaatattgcaaaaaatACCAGTCTAGATGCATGGTATGGCGCCAGGGATTTTGGCTTGAATGGAAACCTTCCTGAATTCTTAGTGAGTAAGAAGGAATACGAGGAAAGAGGTGgtgaatattttaaagaacACTTGAGCAGTAATACTTACACCCGTTCTCCTGATCCTTTACCTACGATACAGACACCTGTGACATCGGAGCAGGTTATCGTAGAGGATGCTGTCGTCGACGTTGAAATGGAgtaa